The region GCCGGTGTCGCTTTTCTGATGATTTTATTTGTTGGTTGGTTAGTGACTCGTTTTATTGGGATATTATGCCACAAGTTGACCTTTTTCCCGTTGATTAAAGAGTTGAACCTTATAGGTGGAGGTATATTAGGATTTTCTGTTGTTTATGTGGGAATCTTTTTTATCTTAATTGTTTTAACAATGGTTCCACTGGACTTGATTCAAAACCTATTTAGGGAAAGTGGTTTTGCTCGATTTATTGTAGAGAAAACACCTTATTTTTCAACTAAAGCAGTTGAATGGTTAGTAGCAGCAGTTTCTAACTCATAATAGTCAAAAAGCTGGGCGGTTGACGTTCAGCTTTTTATTAAATAATTAAGCTGGTAAGCCAGCAATTTGCCCAATTAGGGGAAATTTAAGCAAATGGAAGTGACAAAATGAATCAAAAAATATTACAAACCTTAGAGTTTGCCAAGATAAAACAGTTATTACAAGAACAAGTTGTTACCAGTATGGGACAAGAAGAAATTACAAAATTAACACCAATTAGTGAGGCAGAAGTCTTAAACAATTGGTTGGCTGAAACAGAAGATGGTTTAAAAGTTTTACGTTTACGAGGTGGGATTCCCATGCCAAAATTGGAAAATATCCGCCCGCATATGAAAAGGATAGAGATCGATGCTAATCTAAATGGTTTGGAACTTGCTCAGGTAGGGCGTGTCTTACAG is a window of Vagococcus intermedius DNA encoding:
- a CDS encoding CvpA family protein, with the translated sequence MLTIVLMFILAIAFYTGARRGLVLQVVLTVGYLITLVEAKKYYLVLAKKIELLIPYPSPTVESRLVFFKGETLFKLDEAFYAGVAFLMILFVGWLVTRFIGILCHKLTFFPLIKELNLIGGGILGFSVVYVGIFFILIVLTMVPLDLIQNLFRESGFARFIVEKTPYFSTKAVEWLVAAVSNS